The Megasphaera stantonii genome includes a window with the following:
- the carB gene encoding carbamoyl-phosphate synthase large subunit, translating to MIEGLKKVLVIGSGPIIIGQAAEFDYAGTQACRALKEEGLEVVLINSNPATIMTDEDIADRVYIEPISLDYVTEVIEKERPDGLLATLGGQVGLNMAVELANAGVLEKYNVKLLGTHLSAIKEAEDRELFKEAMKDINQPVPESDIFEDVQSAIDFADKIGYPIIVRPAFTLGGTGGGIAHDEDELFMIATRGIKLSPINQILVERSVAGWKEIEYEVMRDKADNCIIVCNMENIDPVGVHTGDSIVVAPSQTLNDLQYQMLRTASLAIIRRLKIEGGCNVQYALDPNSNQYYVIEVNPRVSRSSALASKATGYPIAKVAAKVATGLTLDQITNAVTGKTTACFEPTLDYCVVKFPRWPFEKFALADKTLGTQMKATGEVMALDRCFEGALLKAVRSLEIGVNYLTLKKLESKSLIEIAELLQKQDDERLFVVTQALRLGLSEEKIHYITGYDMWFLSKLKNIVDLEEALKKQGLTEDNVRLAKRYSMPDAVVAGFAGKTEDEVRAFRQEKGITPTFKMVDTCAAEFEAATPYYYSCYAAEDEVKPLGDKSVVVLGSGPIRIGQGIEFDYCSVHSAWALRKAGMNSIIVNNNPETVSTDFDTSDSLYFEPLTVEDVMAVIDKEKPVGVICQFGGQTAINLAAPLAKRGVKVLGTSVEGMDRAEDRERFDEVLAKLNIPRPDGRIATSDSEAMKVSQELEFPLIVRPSYVLGGRAMEIVYNEKELERYLREAVIASPDHPILIDEYMTGREVEVDAVADGTDVFIPGIMEQVERAGVHSGDSIAVYPPQHLDQEMIDQIVDYTTRISLELQVKGAVNIQFVVSKGKLYIIEVNPRSSRTVPFLSKVTHFPIVEVATRIALGETLKDMGYGSGLLPAKGHVAAKAPVFSFSKIGLAEIALGPEMKSTGEVMGIGKTYSEALYKAVNGAKMRIPAGGTILVTVADRDKEEALQLAHGFKELGYHIIATEGTGQYFNDHGMPVDVVRKIHESGQNIATLIRNGKIDLVVNTLTFGKHPERDGFNLRRMAVELAVPCLTSLDTAREVLRVFANKGKNDGYHHVAALQDYDMDR from the coding sequence ATGATAGAAGGATTGAAGAAAGTTCTCGTTATCGGATCCGGCCCTATCATTATCGGCCAGGCCGCAGAATTTGACTATGCCGGCACGCAGGCTTGCCGGGCTTTGAAGGAAGAAGGCCTGGAAGTCGTCCTCATCAACAGCAACCCGGCGACGATTATGACGGACGAAGATATTGCCGACCGCGTATATATCGAACCGATTTCCCTCGATTACGTGACGGAAGTCATTGAAAAAGAACGTCCCGACGGATTGTTGGCAACCCTGGGCGGCCAGGTCGGCCTGAACATGGCCGTCGAACTGGCGAACGCCGGCGTACTGGAAAAATACAACGTAAAATTGCTGGGCACCCACCTTTCGGCCATTAAGGAAGCGGAAGACCGCGAGCTCTTTAAGGAAGCTATGAAGGACATCAATCAGCCCGTGCCGGAAAGCGACATCTTTGAAGACGTCCAGTCGGCCATCGATTTTGCCGATAAAATCGGCTACCCGATCATCGTCCGTCCGGCCTTCACCCTCGGCGGCACGGGCGGCGGCATCGCCCACGACGAAGACGAGCTGTTCATGATCGCGACCCGCGGCATCAAGCTCAGCCCGATCAACCAGATCCTCGTCGAACGGTCCGTTGCCGGCTGGAAAGAAATCGAATACGAAGTCATGCGAGATAAAGCGGACAACTGCATCATCGTCTGCAACATGGAAAACATCGACCCCGTCGGCGTTCATACGGGCGACTCCATCGTCGTCGCGCCGAGCCAGACCCTGAACGATTTGCAGTACCAGATGCTGCGCACGGCGTCCCTGGCCATCATCCGCCGCCTGAAAATCGAAGGGGGCTGCAACGTACAGTACGCCCTCGACCCGAACAGCAACCAGTACTACGTCATCGAAGTAAACCCCCGCGTCAGCCGTTCGTCGGCCCTGGCCTCCAAGGCGACGGGTTATCCCATCGCCAAGGTTGCGGCGAAAGTCGCCACAGGCCTGACGCTGGACCAGATTACCAACGCCGTCACGGGCAAGACGACGGCCTGCTTCGAGCCGACCCTCGACTACTGCGTCGTCAAGTTCCCCCGCTGGCCCTTTGAAAAGTTTGCCTTGGCTGACAAGACCCTGGGCACGCAGATGAAGGCTACCGGCGAAGTCATGGCTTTAGACCGCTGCTTTGAAGGGGCCCTCCTCAAGGCCGTCCGTTCCCTGGAAATCGGCGTGAACTACCTGACGCTGAAAAAGCTGGAAAGCAAATCCCTCATCGAAATCGCTGAGCTCCTGCAGAAGCAGGACGACGAACGGCTCTTCGTCGTCACCCAGGCCCTGCGCCTCGGCCTCAGCGAAGAAAAGATTCACTATATTACGGGCTACGACATGTGGTTCCTCAGCAAGCTGAAGAACATCGTCGACCTGGAAGAAGCCCTGAAGAAGCAGGGCCTTACGGAAGACAACGTCCGGCTGGCTAAACGGTACAGCATGCCCGACGCCGTCGTCGCCGGCTTTGCCGGCAAGACGGAAGACGAAGTACGGGCCTTCCGTCAGGAAAAGGGCATTACGCCGACCTTCAAGATGGTCGACACCTGTGCCGCCGAATTTGAAGCGGCTACGCCGTACTACTATTCCTGCTACGCCGCCGAAGACGAAGTCAAGCCCTTGGGCGACAAGAGCGTCGTCGTTCTCGGATCCGGCCCGATCCGCATCGGCCAGGGCATCGAATTTGACTACTGCTCCGTCCACTCTGCCTGGGCGCTGCGCAAGGCCGGCATGAACAGCATCATCGTCAACAACAACCCGGAAACGGTAAGTACGGACTTCGATACGTCCGACAGCCTGTACTTTGAACCGCTGACCGTAGAAGACGTCATGGCCGTCATCGACAAGGAAAAGCCCGTCGGCGTCATCTGCCAGTTCGGCGGCCAGACGGCGATCAACCTGGCGGCTCCCCTGGCAAAACGGGGCGTCAAGGTCCTCGGCACGTCTGTCGAAGGCATGGACCGGGCCGAAGACCGCGAACGGTTCGACGAAGTATTGGCGAAGCTGAACATTCCTCGCCCCGATGGCCGCATCGCCACCAGCGACAGCGAAGCTATGAAGGTGTCTCAGGAATTGGAATTCCCCCTCATCGTCCGTCCGTCTTACGTTCTCGGCGGCCGGGCCATGGAAATCGTATATAATGAAAAAGAACTGGAACGGTACCTGCGCGAAGCCGTTATCGCCTCGCCGGACCATCCGATCCTCATCGACGAATACATGACGGGCCGCGAAGTCGAAGTCGACGCCGTTGCCGACGGCACGGATGTCTTCATCCCCGGCATCATGGAACAGGTCGAACGGGCCGGTGTCCATTCGGGCGACTCCATCGCCGTCTATCCGCCGCAGCACCTTGACCAGGAAATGATCGACCAGATCGTCGACTACACGACGCGCATTTCCCTGGAACTGCAGGTTAAAGGCGCTGTCAATATCCAGTTCGTCGTATCGAAGGGCAAGCTGTACATCATCGAGGTAAATCCCCGTTCGAGCCGTACCGTTCCCTTCCTGAGCAAGGTAACTCACTTCCCTATCGTCGAAGTCGCGACGCGCATCGCCTTGGGCGAAACGCTGAAAGACATGGGCTACGGCAGCGGCCTCCTGCCGGCTAAGGGCCACGTCGCCGCCAAAGCGCCTGTATTCTCCTTCAGCAAGATCGGCCTGGCGGAAATCGCCCTCGGGCCGGAAATGAAATCGACAGGCGAAGTCATGGGTATCGGCAAGACCTATTCCGAAGCCCTGTACAAAGCCGTCAACGGCGCGAAGATGCGTATCCCCGCCGGCGGCACGATTCTCGTCACCGTCGCCGACCGCGATAAGGAAGAAGCCCTGCAGCTGGCTCACGGCTTCAAGGAACTGGGCTACCACATCATCGCTACGGAAGGCACGGGCCAGTACTTCAACGACCACGGCATGCCCGTCGACGTCGTCCGCAAGATTCATGAAAGCGGGCAGAACATTGCGACGCTCATCCGCAACGGCAAGATCGACTTGGTCGTCAATACGCTGACCTTCGGCAAGCATCCCGAACGGGACGGCTTCAACCTGCGCCGCATGGCCGTCGAGCTGGCCGTTCCCTGCCTGACGTCTCTCGATACGGCCCGCGAGGTCCTGCGCGTTTTCGCCAATAAAGGCAAAAACGACGGCTATCATCACGTCGCTGCCTTGCAGGATTACGACATGGATCGTTAA
- the carA gene encoding glutamine-hydrolyzing carbamoyl-phosphate synthase small subunit, protein MKGILILENGQKFYGQMLMSEPAVGEVVFNTGMTGYQETFTDPSYAGQIITMTYPLIGNYGLFHEIEQADRPYAAGFVVGELCDAPSNWQNEGELATFIRTHHIPCLYGVDTRAVTRAIRSHGVMKGVIVPETMSESAVKELFDTSLETQLVRRVTTRDIKHMGSGKFHVAVMDYGAKTNILRDLVRNGCRLTIFPAETKAEDVLAINPDGIFLSNGPGDPKDVPYVVEEVKKLIGKKPIFGICLGLQMLGLALGGKSRKLTFGHRGANHPVKDIRTNRVYITSQNHGYVIDEASLPDNVVITHRNLHDNTLEGFEVPEQHIMCVQYHPEASPGPTDNLYLFEQFIKMMEEN, encoded by the coding sequence ATGAAAGGAATTCTCATATTAGAGAATGGACAGAAATTTTACGGCCAGATGCTGATGAGCGAACCGGCTGTCGGCGAAGTCGTATTTAATACGGGCATGACGGGCTATCAGGAAACCTTTACGGACCCGTCCTATGCCGGCCAGATCATTACGATGACCTACCCGCTGATCGGCAACTACGGCTTGTTCCACGAAATCGAACAGGCCGACCGTCCCTATGCGGCGGGCTTCGTCGTCGGCGAGCTCTGCGATGCGCCGAGCAACTGGCAGAACGAAGGCGAGCTGGCGACGTTCATCCGGACCCATCATATTCCCTGCCTGTACGGCGTCGACACCCGCGCCGTTACGCGGGCGATCCGCAGCCACGGCGTCATGAAGGGAGTCATCGTTCCCGAAACGATGAGCGAAAGTGCTGTCAAGGAACTGTTTGATACGTCTTTGGAAACGCAGCTCGTCCGCCGCGTCACGACGCGGGACATCAAGCACATGGGCAGCGGCAAATTCCACGTCGCCGTCATGGACTACGGCGCGAAGACCAACATCCTCCGCGATTTGGTCCGCAACGGCTGCCGCCTGACGATTTTCCCGGCGGAAACGAAGGCCGAAGACGTACTGGCCATCAATCCCGACGGCATTTTCCTCAGCAACGGCCCCGGCGACCCGAAGGACGTTCCCTACGTCGTAGAAGAAGTCAAGAAACTCATCGGCAAGAAGCCTATCTTCGGCATTTGCCTCGGCCTGCAGATGCTGGGCCTGGCGCTGGGCGGCAAGAGCCGCAAGCTGACCTTCGGCCATCGCGGCGCCAACCATCCGGTCAAGGATATCCGCACGAACCGCGTATACATTACGTCGCAGAACCACGGCTACGTCATCGACGAAGCGTCCCTGCCGGACAACGTCGTCATTACGCACCGCAACCTGCACGACAATACGCTGGAAGGCTTCGAAGTGCCGGAACAACATATCATGTGTGTGCAGTACCATCCGGAAGCTTCGCCGGGACCGACTGATAACTTGTATTTATTTGAACAATTTATCAAGATGATGGAGGAAAATTAA
- the argC gene encoding N-acetyl-gamma-glutamyl-phosphate reductase yields the protein MKTKVFIHGHEGTTGLRIHERLKSRQDIELVPIADELRKEPEAIAECMKKADLAFLCLPDGAAKEAVAIAADCQVRLIDTSTAHRTADGWTYGFPELSPAQYQAIAESDRVANPGCHASGVIAVVQPLVQAGILPDDYPVSAVSLTGYSGGGKKMIAQYEGEDKGEELFSPRQYGLTQQHKHLKEIVAVCGLAQEPIFSPIVDDYYSGMEVMVPLFTHLLKGTPSAQDVWQALAAHYEGSPIVRVLPFGEDKSGFVAANAMSGYDDMEILVTGNDQRVVVTALFDNLGKGASGAAIQNMNIMLGLDPTTGLQITK from the coding sequence GTGAAGACGAAGGTATTTATACATGGTCATGAAGGTACGACAGGGCTCAGAATTCACGAACGGCTGAAGAGCCGCCAGGATATCGAGCTGGTTCCCATTGCCGACGAGCTGCGGAAGGAGCCCGAAGCGATTGCGGAATGCATGAAGAAAGCTGATCTGGCGTTCTTGTGCCTTCCCGACGGGGCGGCGAAAGAAGCCGTCGCCATTGCGGCCGACTGCCAGGTCCGCCTCATCGACACGTCGACGGCCCATCGGACGGCCGACGGCTGGACCTACGGCTTCCCTGAATTGTCACCGGCTCAGTATCAGGCCATCGCCGAAAGCGACCGCGTCGCCAACCCGGGCTGCCACGCCAGCGGCGTCATCGCCGTCGTCCAGCCGTTGGTACAGGCCGGCATCCTGCCGGACGACTATCCCGTAAGCGCCGTGTCCCTGACGGGATACAGCGGCGGAGGCAAGAAGATGATCGCCCAGTATGAGGGAGAGGACAAAGGCGAGGAATTGTTCTCGCCCCGCCAATACGGCCTGACGCAGCAGCACAAGCACTTGAAGGAAATCGTCGCCGTCTGCGGCTTGGCTCAGGAGCCGATTTTCTCTCCCATCGTCGACGATTACTACAGCGGCATGGAAGTCATGGTTCCCTTGTTTACTCATTTGCTGAAGGGAACACCGTCGGCGCAGGACGTCTGGCAGGCCTTGGCGGCTCATTACGAAGGAAGCCCCATCGTCCGCGTCCTTCCCTTCGGCGAAGACAAGAGCGGCTTCGTCGCGGCCAACGCCATGAGCGGATATGACGATATGGAAATTCTCGTGACGGGCAATGACCAGCGCGTCGTCGTGACGGCCTTGTTCGATAACTTGGGAAAAGGCGCTTCCGGCGCGGCGATTCAGAATATGAACATCATGTTGGGCCTCGACCCGACGACAGGATTACAGATAACGAAGTAA
- a CDS encoding aminotransferase class III-fold pyridoxal phosphate-dependent enzyme, which yields MDFKAADKEYIVNVYNRMDAVLDHGKGSVLYDVNGKEYIDLSAGIAVNVFGVCDDVWKDAVMAQLNKLSHISNVFYTEPQVILAKMLCEKTGMKKVFFSNSGAESNECAIKAARKYSHDKYGDGRYTIITLKNSFHGRTMATLTACGQDSLHEDFGPFLDGFVYAEADNFESVKALAEENNVCAVMMELVQGEGGVHPLDPAFVRAVVDYAHEKDILVIIDEVQTGNGRTGALYAYMNYSIHPDIVTTAKAIGGGLPFAATMFADSCQYTLTDHTHGSTFGGNPICAAGAISIIERLDDALMAEVREKGAYIKAELEGCQNVEFVSGMGLMIGVKLKKDLGTVVKECVDKGVLVLTANGLLRLLPPLNIPWDVLKKAVAIVKDVIDAE from the coding sequence ATGGATTTTAAAGCTGCAGATAAAGAATATATCGTAAACGTATACAACCGGATGGACGCCGTGCTGGACCACGGCAAGGGTTCCGTCCTGTACGATGTCAACGGCAAGGAGTATATCGACCTCAGCGCCGGCATCGCCGTCAACGTCTTCGGCGTCTGCGACGACGTCTGGAAAGACGCTGTGATGGCCCAGCTCAATAAGCTGAGCCATATTTCCAACGTATTTTACACGGAACCTCAGGTCATCCTGGCGAAAATGCTCTGCGAAAAGACGGGCATGAAAAAGGTCTTCTTTTCCAACTCCGGCGCGGAATCGAACGAATGCGCCATCAAGGCGGCCCGCAAATATTCTCACGACAAATACGGCGACGGCCGCTATACGATCATCACGCTGAAAAACAGCTTTCACGGCCGGACGATGGCTACGCTGACGGCTTGCGGCCAGGATTCGCTCCACGAAGATTTCGGCCCCTTCCTGGACGGCTTCGTCTATGCCGAAGCGGATAACTTCGAATCGGTCAAGGCCCTGGCTGAAGAAAATAACGTCTGCGCCGTCATGATGGAACTGGTACAGGGCGAAGGCGGCGTCCATCCTCTTGACCCGGCCTTTGTCCGTGCCGTCGTCGACTATGCCCATGAAAAGGATATCTTGGTCATTATCGACGAAGTACAGACCGGCAACGGCCGTACAGGCGCGCTGTACGCCTACATGAATTACAGCATTCATCCCGATATCGTCACGACGGCCAAGGCTATCGGCGGCGGATTGCCCTTTGCAGCGACGATGTTTGCCGATTCCTGCCAATATACGCTGACGGATCACACCCACGGCTCGACCTTCGGCGGCAACCCGATCTGCGCCGCCGGGGCTATCTCCATCATCGAACGGCTGGACGACGCATTGATGGCCGAAGTACGGGAAAAGGGCGCGTATATCAAGGCTGAGCTGGAAGGCTGCCAAAACGTCGAATTCGTGTCGGGCATGGGCCTGATGATCGGCGTGAAGCTCAAGAAGGACTTGGGAACCGTCGTAAAGGAATGCGTGGACAAGGGCGTCCTGGTCCTGACGGCCAACGGCCTGCTGCGCCTCCTGCCGCCCCTCAACATTCCCTGGGATGTCTTGAAAAAAGCCGTTGCCATCGTGAAAGACGTCATTGACGCAGAATAA
- a CDS encoding aspartate carbamoyltransferase catalytic subunit: MASIQGKSLLGLQGVPKEEIELILRVAKKMKAVVNSGDKKLSLLKGKSVVNMFWEPSTRTRGSFEMAAKYLGADVINFTPRGSSIQKGESFRDTLLTVTAMGVDAIVMRQKQEGSPWFARRCVDPIIINAGDGAHEHPTQGLLDLFTIQEAKGRIEGLKVVIVGDIDHGRVARSNIYGLQTMGADVHLVGPRTLLQPELESMGVTVHYNLEEAIQDADVINVLRIQKERQGIGFFPSAGEYNSLFGINQKRLALAKDDVLVMHPGPMNRGIEIDTDTCYSDHSAIQEQVKNGVSVRMAVLYLTIIGGDDVDITR, translated from the coding sequence ATGGCTAGTATCCAAGGAAAAAGCCTGTTAGGGCTGCAAGGAGTACCAAAAGAAGAAATTGAATTGATACTGCGAGTAGCAAAGAAGATGAAGGCCGTCGTCAACAGCGGCGATAAGAAGCTGTCGCTGCTCAAGGGCAAGTCTGTCGTCAATATGTTCTGGGAACCGAGCACGCGTACGCGCGGTTCTTTTGAAATGGCGGCAAAATACTTAGGCGCCGACGTCATCAACTTTACGCCCCGCGGCAGCTCTATTCAGAAGGGCGAAAGCTTCCGCGACACGCTGCTTACCGTTACGGCTATGGGCGTAGACGCCATCGTCATGCGGCAGAAGCAGGAAGGCTCTCCCTGGTTTGCCCGCCGATGCGTCGACCCGATCATCATCAACGCCGGCGACGGCGCGCACGAACACCCGACGCAGGGCCTTCTCGACTTGTTTACTATTCAGGAAGCGAAGGGCCGTATAGAAGGACTGAAAGTCGTCATCGTCGGTGATATTGACCACGGCCGCGTAGCCCGCTCCAATATTTACGGCTTGCAGACCATGGGCGCTGACGTGCACCTCGTCGGCCCCCGCACGCTGCTCCAGCCGGAGCTGGAATCCATGGGCGTCACCGTTCACTACAACCTGGAGGAAGCTATTCAGGATGCCGACGTCATCAATGTTCTCCGCATTCAGAAGGAACGGCAGGGCATCGGGTTCTTCCCCAGCGCCGGCGAATACAATTCCCTTTTCGGCATCAACCAGAAGCGACTGGCCCTGGCTAAGGACGACGTCCTTGTCATGCATCCCGGCCCGATGAACCGCGGCATAGAAATCGACACGGACACGTGCTACAGCGACCATTCGGCCATTCAGGAACAGGTTAAAAACGGCGTGTCCGTCCGGATGGCAGTTCTGTATTTGACAATCATAGGAGGCGATGACGTTGACATTACTCGTTAA
- a CDS encoding dihydroorotase, with protein sequence MTLLVKGGRVVNPAVQQDEICDILIEDGKIKAVGTNLPAEGAEVYDASGLVVAPGFIDMHVHLRQPGQSAKETIATGTRAAAAGGITRVATMPNTSPVIDKAIIVEGLKYKAEKEGVVKVEVIGAISKNLEGQELSGMGGMVKAGVVAFSDDGRFVENSDFMRKAMEYASMFDKVIIDHCEETELVAGGNMHEGVVSNQLGIKGRPAVAEDIAVARDILLAEATGTPVHIAHISTKNAVDMVRQAKKKGLRVTAEATPQHMILTDEAIRSFETRFKVNPPLRSDDHRAAVVEGLKDGTIDAIVTDHAPHEWEEKDQEFNLAPSGFVGLETSVGAVLTYLYHTGEVDLMTIVNAMSTAQAKILRLDAGVIAPGKDADLTILDLDKEWTVDASAFYSKGKASPFDEMIFKGKAVATVVDGAFVMKDGEVLR encoded by the coding sequence TTGACATTACTCGTTAAAGGCGGCAGGGTAGTCAACCCGGCTGTACAGCAAGATGAAATATGCGATATCCTCATTGAAGACGGCAAAATCAAAGCCGTAGGAACGAATCTTCCGGCAGAAGGAGCCGAAGTATACGACGCGTCGGGCTTGGTCGTAGCGCCGGGCTTTATCGACATGCACGTCCATCTCCGCCAGCCCGGCCAGTCGGCGAAGGAAACCATCGCTACGGGCACGAGGGCCGCGGCGGCCGGCGGCATTACCCGTGTCGCTACGATGCCCAACACCAGCCCGGTCATCGACAAGGCCATTATCGTAGAAGGCCTGAAATATAAAGCGGAAAAAGAAGGCGTCGTCAAGGTCGAAGTCATCGGCGCGATTTCCAAGAACCTGGAAGGCCAGGAGCTGTCCGGCATGGGCGGCATGGTCAAGGCCGGCGTCGTCGCCTTTTCTGACGACGGCCGCTTCGTCGAAAACTCCGACTTCATGCGCAAGGCGATGGAATACGCCAGCATGTTCGACAAGGTAATCATCGACCACTGCGAAGAAACGGAACTCGTCGCCGGCGGCAATATGCACGAAGGCGTCGTGTCCAATCAGCTGGGCATTAAGGGCCGTCCGGCCGTCGCCGAAGACATTGCCGTCGCCCGCGATATCCTGCTGGCCGAAGCGACGGGCACGCCCGTTCACATCGCTCACATCAGCACGAAGAACGCCGTCGACATGGTACGGCAGGCTAAGAAAAAAGGCCTCCGCGTCACGGCGGAAGCGACGCCCCAGCATATGATCCTGACGGACGAAGCAATTCGCTCCTTTGAAACGCGTTTTAAAGTCAACCCGCCCCTGCGCTCGGACGACCACCGCGCCGCCGTCGTAGAAGGCCTGAAGGACGGCACCATCGACGCCATCGTCACGGACCACGCGCCTCACGAATGGGAAGAAAAGGACCAGGAATTCAACCTGGCTCCCAGCGGCTTTGTAGGTCTCGAAACGAGCGTCGGCGCCGTGCTGACCTACTTGTATCATACGGGCGAAGTCGACCTCATGACGATCGTCAACGCCATGTCTACGGCTCAGGCCAAGATCCTGCGCCTCGACGCCGGCGTCATCGCTCCGGGAAAAGACGCAGACCTGACGATTCTCGACCTCGACAAGGAATGGACTGTAGACGCATCGGCGTTCTACTCCAAAGGCAAAGCATCGCCCTTTGATGAAATGATATTTAAAGGAAAGGCCGTAGCGACAGTCGTCGACGGCGCCTTTGTAATGAAAGATGGGGAGGTCTTACGATGA
- a CDS encoding arginine biosynthesis protein ArgJ produces the protein MKQVYDDSCLPQGFSAAGTYSGLCDSRVRLDLAMIVSRTNCSIVVSSAQGVWQSAGKALLLHNGAALPEGLRGQEIQQEVCSAASQYLAIGAQDVAFVASGVKGQHFRPSRLIDSLETLGASLSPSHGAQVGAVIDNLGDMTDSAVSLGSGSVHMNGMAADGTEAKPGLCILTTDAAATPQQLRDALAACTGAINTEGYTIIALANGMASEPVGGASLAQAMKRTMLQLGFQPALQACS, from the coding sequence ATGAAACAGGTATATGATGACAGCTGCTTACCGCAAGGATTCAGCGCGGCCGGTACGTACAGCGGCCTTTGTGACAGCCGCGTGCGATTGGATTTGGCTATGATCGTAAGCCGTACAAACTGCTCCATCGTCGTCTCCAGCGCTCAGGGCGTATGGCAGAGTGCGGGAAAGGCCCTGCTGCTGCACAACGGGGCGGCCCTTCCCGAAGGCCTGCGGGGACAGGAAATCCAGCAGGAAGTATGCAGCGCGGCGTCGCAGTACTTGGCGATAGGCGCCCAGGACGTGGCCTTCGTCGCCAGCGGCGTAAAAGGCCAGCATTTCCGCCCGTCCCGCCTCATCGACAGCCTGGAAACCTTAGGCGCGTCGCTTTCGCCGTCTCACGGCGCTCAGGTCGGCGCGGTCATCGACAACTTAGGCGATATGACGGACAGCGCCGTGTCGCTGGGAAGCGGCTCCGTTCATATGAACGGCATGGCCGCCGACGGCACCGAGGCGAAGCCGGGACTGTGCATCCTCACGACGGATGCCGCAGCGACGCCGCAGCAGCTGCGGGACGCCCTGGCAGCCTGTACGGGCGCGATCAATACGGAAGGGTATACGATTATTGCCCTGGCCAACGGCATGGCGTCCGAGCCGGTCGGAGGCGCGTCGCTGGCCCAGGCCATGAAGCGCACTATGCTGCAGCTGGGATTCCAGCCGGCCTTACAGGCCTGCAGCTGA
- the argB gene encoding acetylglutamate kinase, which translates to MQSVTNAQKAQILMNALPYIKKYSGKIVVVKYGGNAMVNESLKRAVMGDIVLLNLIGIKVVLVHGGGPHIKEVLDRVGIESKFIDGLRVTDAETMKIVQMVLAGQVNKDLVSLIGSMGGNAIGLCGLDDRMIRVRKQSDDLGFVGKITSLDVEIIQDNLDKGYIPVIATIGTDKNGQAYNINADTAAAEIAGALNAECMVSMTNIDGVLRDKDDPSSLITDLTLAQADELKKEGVIAGGMIPKVQCCIDAIQAGVKKVFIVNGMVPHAILIELLTEEGLGTMFVNKYSEGR; encoded by the coding sequence ATCCAATCGGTAACGAACGCCCAGAAGGCGCAGATTTTGATGAACGCCCTGCCGTATATTAAAAAATACAGCGGCAAAATCGTCGTCGTCAAATACGGCGGCAACGCGATGGTCAACGAAAGCCTGAAACGGGCTGTAATGGGCGACATCGTCCTGCTCAACCTCATCGGCATCAAGGTCGTCCTGGTGCACGGCGGCGGCCCGCACATCAAGGAAGTATTGGACCGCGTCGGCATCGAATCGAAGTTCATCGACGGCCTGCGCGTCACCGACGCGGAGACGATGAAAATCGTCCAGATGGTGCTGGCCGGCCAGGTCAACAAGGATTTAGTCAGCCTCATCGGCTCGATGGGCGGCAACGCCATCGGCCTGTGCGGCCTCGACGACCGGATGATCCGCGTCCGCAAGCAGAGCGACGACCTGGGCTTCGTCGGCAAGATTACGTCGCTGGACGTTGAAATCATTCAGGATAATCTGGATAAGGGCTACATTCCCGTCATCGCCACGATCGGTACGGATAAAAATGGGCAGGCCTACAACATCAACGCCGATACGGCGGCGGCTGAAATCGCCGGTGCTCTCAACGCCGAATGCATGGTGTCCATGACGAACATCGATGGCGTCCTGCGCGACAAGGACGACCCGTCGTCGCTGATTACGGACCTCACCCTGGCTCAGGCGGACGAGCTGAAAAAAGAAGGCGTCATCGCCGGCGGCATGATTCCCAAGGTGCAGTGCTGCATCGACGCCATTCAGGCCGGCGTCAAGAAGGTCTTTATTGTCAACGGCATGGTTCCCCACGCTATCCTGATCGAGCTGCTGACAGAAGAAGGCCTGGGCACGATGTTTGTCAACAAGTATTCCGAAGGCCGCTGA